Genomic segment of Lagopus muta isolate bLagMut1 chromosome 3, bLagMut1 primary, whole genome shotgun sequence:
ctttttaaaatgggAATCCAATTCAAACTTttagaatgtttattttcagaaaaaattaGAGACTGTATTCTCCCCTCCCCTGGTAAAATGCAGTAAACAAAATAGAATTACAGTGTAATTCTTCCTTGTATGATGTTCCGGAGAAATTTTCTCCAACATTTATTCAACTAATAAACTTGTGGAAATCAGTGCCTTTACATTTGTTTGAATACTTACAACAGCAGTGTGGTTTTGAAAGTCTGAAAATCCTTTGACTTTTTTCATGTctattttctacagaaaatgtaAACTATTTCTGGAATTATGGTAGTCATTAAAATTGCTGAAATGGTTGTTTTTGAAGTTACATCACTTACAAAGGTTGGTGTAACATTTTGGTAAATACTTTTGGAAAGCAGATTCCTGATAGCAAAGCACCCTCTGGTATTTTGAGTTGTATTTAGCATGAACTTTGGATTGAAAAGCTGAGCCAGACAAATTGAATGCCTGCTCTTAAAATAGAGAATTCGGCTTTGTCCTCCTACTGAAAACATATGAGGGAGTGTCACACCTCCATGGTAGACTGGCTGGGGAGAAGCCCTGCTCCTCACAGCAAGCCCCACTATCCTCCAAACTCAGCACTGAGCCGAGCAATCCCTGGGCAGTTGGGACAGAGACAGTTAGCACATCCCAGGGCTGAGGATGTGCAAGATGATCAAGGGCAGCTCTCCCCTGCACTGGGGAGCCTATGGCTGGGCCCAGcgctccagctgcagcctccttagagctgagcagagggacaggatcaGCGCCCTTTGCACGCTGGCAGCACGCTGGCACCTCgtgcagcccagctcagcactCACCTTTGCGGGCAGAGCTCCTTGCCAGTTCAGCCGAGAGTCCGGCAGGACTCCTGTGTTCTGTCCAGCTGGGTGGCCCCGTCTACGGTGTGGCCCGGAGGTGTTCCGCCCCAGGGGCAGAAATTTGCCCTTCCCCCCGCTCGTTTAAATGGCGGGATCATTGCAGTAACTTGTGCTCCATCTCCGACTTGTTGAAGCCCTCACGTGTTTTGTTAGCACTGCCATGAGTGCCAATTCCTGGTGGTGGAAATAAGGTTGTGTTTCTACGCCCTCCCCAAGGAGCGGAATATGGAGGAAGCGTGATGGGTAGGGACAGCAATGCCAACGGCCTGGTCAATAACACAgagactttttcttctttgttgtaacagatgttcattttatttatttagtctgCAAGCAGCAGGCCGAGAGGTAGATGTCGTCCTCCCGGCCCGCCGGAGCCGTGCTCTGACGGCAGTGAGGTGCCGGCCTAGTGCCGCCGTCGGGGCCGCCTCTTGCGGGGTGGGGACGAGTCCTggcggctgctgctggcctTCCTCTTTGGGGGGCGCTGGGGCCCCCCACGCGAGCGGTCCCTGCCCTGGGTGGAGGGGCCCGCTGCCGCCGCCTGCCCTGGCTCCTCCTGGGGCTCCTCCGCTGAGGGCGCGGTGGCGGTGCTGGGGCGCCCGGGTCCCCCAGGAGAGCTGCCGGGCAGCTCCTCGGCGCTGCGCCCTGCGGGGCTGGTGGAGCGGCCTGGGCCCGAGGTGGAAGGCTCCAGATGGGAGGTGCTGCTGatggtgctggctgcagggctgtcctcCCGTCCTCCAGCAGCGTGGCTGTCCCGGTGGTCCAGCTCGTGGCGGATCGTGGGGCCGTACAGGGCTGCTGCGGTGCCGATGAGCCTTCTCACGAAGGGCACCACATCGCCGTCGGTGATTGGCTGCAGCGCCTGCAGCAAGGCCTCCTCGTCCAGTCCATGCTCACAGAGGAAGTTCATGGTGGTCCACTGTCCCGCATGGACTTCCCACCAGTCATCGCTGGACTGCTGCTggatctcctcctgcagccattGGAGCAGGGGTTCGAGGTCTCCCTGATGTTCCCTGAAAAATGCAGCCCAGACCTCGGCTGGAAAGTTGTGCTCAGGTGGGATGAGCACCGGCTCTGCAGgcccctgctcctcctgcaggccTTGATCTTGGTCTGAGTGCGCTGCGGGCTGCGGGACAGCACACTCGAGGAAGTCATCATCCGACCTCACCGAGTATCGGATGGTTGTAATTTCGTGCCCACATACGGCACAACTCGGCTTCTTGTAGGCCCACCAGATGGCACAGCCGTAGCACAGCTGGTGTTGGCAGGGGGTCATGTAGGTGACATCCTCCCGAATTTGCCCGCAGATGGGGCAGACCCAGTCGGATGCCACGTCCATGGCCCCGGGCTGTGCGgtgggctggggagagctgaggtCGGGAAGCTGCTCCCCTCGCTGgtgctgcagcaagcagaaggTGTTACGAActgcaaaagagagagagagcctGCGGTCACTTGCTGCCCCGGTCCCTCAGCAGCAAACCCTCCCGGTCCCTGTtccccaccagctgctgcaggggccGTGATGTCCTGCACCACTCACCTCTGCCGCTACAAACGCACCCTGTGCGGCCCCAGCTGCCcgaggcaggcagggctgggggaaacGCTGCTGATACTGTGGGACGGGCACCAAGAACTggtgccagcagccccacagctcaaCACAACCAACTCGCTCAGTGCTCCAAGTCTCGCAGCTATGCTCAACTGGAGTCCAGGCACGAGTGCTGGCCTCTGCCAGAGCCCAGATCTATACAGGAAAGGCTAGCGAGGTCACAGTCATCTCCATTGCTGACATCACAACAAATTGGTTGGTGACCTCACTGTCCATCATTGCATGTGATGGGGCCCCAGCCTGGGCCTCCATTGCCCACCATCATTCCGtgattttcctttgtaacaGTGATAGacttgggaaaataaaaattgcacgTTTCTACTGCCCATGTAACTTGTAGCCAACCTGTGATTAATTGGTGCCACAAGATGCCATGACTAAGCTTGACAGGTTCAATATGCAGCAATGGATCCCACTTTGGCTGGGCTGAGGACCGGCTCCTCACAGTTGCTGTCTGCCCATACTGTGTGGATAATGGACTGCACGCCCTGTTTGCAGAGTGGTCACTGGGGCCTGCTGCTAGTCCATAGCTGGGTACGGTGGAAACAAAACTGGTGGCAGCATGGCATGGTGCATCCACGCTGTCCCAGTTCTCCAAGCCTATGGGCAATGTTTGTCTAATGCCACTTCCATGCTTCCACCAGTTGCGGTGAGCATGGGAGAGCAGGAGATGACGATGTGCTCCCCAGCTGAGATGCTGTGACAGCAGGCGTCACGCTGGAGGAAGACAAGAGACCCCACGGGCATGGGCCGGCCTGGGGAGGGTCCCTCAAGAATCCCCCTCCAGCTGCCAGCGTGAGGCATTGCCACGCTGCCTACCTGCGCTGCTGCACGCGCCTCTCCGCGATGTCCcggctgcctgctgccagcagggtcGGGGTACAGCAAAGTGGCTCTGAGACGGCGTCTGAGAGCTGCGctagcagcacccagagcacgTTTCAGCTCCAAAACTCGCCCTGTCCACACTCCAGTCCTCGCACAGTCGCTCGGTCGGAGGCCAGGCACAAACTGCCGGGCCGGGCTGCCGCGCCCGCGTTAAAGCAGCGTGGGCCAAGCAGTCACAATGCGTCGCACGGAGACGTCACAAACCACGGCTCGGCCGTGTCGCCAGTGCTCACCTTCACTGGGTGACATCACCACCCATCCCACAGCGATGTCGCCGTCCATTGCTTGCTCATCACCGTGCGCCGGCCTCACCTGCTGCACGCGTGTCAGCAGCACTCCAAAAAATTTTGCTCAtatttgttgctatttttttctgtctaacAACCTAACTGCACTTGCTGTACGCTGATACTGCACACTTGTACTGCTCACTGGCGTGGAAAATcacattcttctttttgttcatGGCTTTTTACTTTTATCATTTCAGTGCTGCCCTGAGTGTGGTATCTCAAATTTAAGTCAGATGATAAACTAGATGGTACGTGATGTATTTGGTGTTAGGTAATGCAGTAGGCGTGCAGCTCCGTGAAATGAAggacttctgttttcctgttgaCAAGCCAAGACGCCATGCAGTTCAGCTTGCGACTGTCTATATTAGAAGTACTGAGAGGTTTTGAATTGGCTGGTTTGCAAATCAGTGTTTAACATGGGCTTCCTTTTGGTCTTCCGTTGAACAATGCTGGAAAATTGCTCCCTTTTTGGAACATCCATTTAATTTCCTTGCTGAAAAGGGAGTTGCTGGGATAGCGCCCTTCTTCAGAGACAGCACTCTAAGGCAGAGAACCATGCATATGGTAGTGTGTGGGTCGCTCCGAAAATAGTGCCTCCTActtttttccatgaaaactgtcacagatacaaaaagcacaagaacattatttaatagagaaaattctcagctacaaaacactatttcacCATTCGCTAACCAGCCACAAGTATTATCTAAATTTCACTactgctgtaaaaaaaatatatacccTTCTGATTCCTTCATGTAGTCTCTCTGTATTTGTCTGCTTTGAGATTCAGCTTTCTGTACTCCAGTTGATTTTAGGAGACTAGAACTCCACTCTGTTGAAGCCAGTATATTGCACATTTCAAATTAAACAGTTCTTAATATCTTCAGAAATCTATCTTAAATCACTATTCCAGAAAATTCTTGTCCTTGTTAACCATGCACACCTTTTGCTTCTTCATAATCTGTCTGCCACACCATAAGAAACAACTGTAGTGACTCTGCATGAGCAGCTTTCCCCCATGCAGGTGAGCCCCTTGCTAGATGAGCAGTACTGGGGAAAGAGTGGCCCCCATAAACGTGCAGGTAACAAACTTGTGCTAATGAACTCCCCTGAGTGCTAGGAAGGATATGATCTCACTCCTGAGGACAGCTTTCTTCTCAAGATCatatttaaaatcctttttttctgaacttttaaaaaagccatttttaggATATGATCTAGGGTATTTTGAATTACTATAGTAACCACTGTAAGTGCTAAAGCATATGATACCCTCTATTATGATAAATATTGACACCCATTATGTCTCAAAATGACGTTTTAACCCACATGGTATTATTTCCCTGCTCTGTAAATGGGAACATGACGTCAGTAGCCAGTGGGCTTGACTGAGACTTTGATGAATGTAGAATATGACTGAA
This window contains:
- the LOC125691341 gene encoding uncharacterized protein LOC125691341 — protein: MDGDIAVGWVVMSPSEVRNTFCLLQHQRGEQLPDLSSPQPTAQPGAMDVASDWVCPICGQIREDVTYMTPCQHQLCYGCAIWWAYKKPSCAVCGHEITTIRYSVRSDDDFLECAVPQPAAHSDQDQGLQEEQGPAEPVLIPPEHNFPAEVWAAFFREHQGDLEPLLQWLQEEIQQQSSDDWWEVHAGQWTTMNFLCEHGLDEEALLQALQPITDGDVVPFVRRLIGTAAALYGPTIRHELDHRDSHAAGGREDSPAASTISSTSHLEPSTSGPGRSTSPAGRSAEELPGSSPGGPGRPSTATAPSAEEPQEEPGQAAAAGPSTQGRDRSRGGPQRPPKRKASSSRQDSSPPRKRRPRRRH